One stretch of Paenibacillus sp. AN1007 DNA includes these proteins:
- a CDS encoding transglutaminase domain-containing protein encodes MAKNAKRVITLLLAGCLAAAWLPRTVDLDQLYAASGTSELSTVRDLRQTLLNAMSQRKEELVFTYKGNVKGLKKQLQTSIDEAMKSDPYIQYTVKSYAFNYKGSNTSAEVNVTLSYRETKAQTDYVNRKVANVLKEIIKPGMNNHEKVKVIHDWIVLNVSYDTSLQKYTAYDGLATGSTVCQGYSLLAYRMLERVGIENRIVEGTAGGQLHAWNLVKLDGQWYHMDTTWDDPTPDRKGKVSHNYYLLSDKEMARDHVWTGKNKYPAAPAPYRDALLKLVKAPGSKQEVYQKLYHALEYSLYDEQDAVKERAVLKTKVQAVIKEGGTSLTFRYKGTENSLIEDLQDLYQLGMKSISYFVSKMEGTADLRVKINWTL; translated from the coding sequence ATGGCCAAGAACGCTAAACGAGTGATTACCTTATTGCTGGCCGGCTGTCTTGCTGCGGCCTGGCTTCCACGTACGGTTGATCTGGATCAATTGTATGCTGCCTCGGGTACATCCGAATTATCCACAGTGAGGGATTTGCGTCAGACGCTGTTAAACGCGATGTCACAACGTAAAGAGGAACTAGTGTTTACCTATAAGGGCAATGTAAAGGGCCTGAAAAAACAGCTGCAGACCTCTATCGACGAAGCAATGAAGAGCGACCCCTATATTCAATATACGGTAAAAAGTTATGCTTTTAACTATAAAGGCTCGAATACATCAGCCGAGGTGAATGTGACCCTCTCTTACCGGGAGACGAAAGCACAGACCGATTACGTCAATCGGAAAGTCGCCAATGTTCTGAAAGAAATTATCAAACCCGGTATGAACAACCATGAGAAGGTCAAGGTGATTCATGACTGGATTGTGCTGAATGTCTCTTATGATACTTCATTGCAAAAATATACAGCTTACGACGGATTAGCTACAGGCAGTACTGTGTGTCAAGGATACTCGCTGCTTGCATACCGCATGCTGGAACGGGTAGGGATCGAGAATCGTATTGTCGAAGGTACAGCAGGCGGACAGCTTCATGCATGGAATCTGGTAAAACTGGATGGCCAGTGGTATCACATGGATACAACATGGGATGATCCGACACCTGACCGTAAAGGCAAGGTGAGTCATAATTATTATTTGCTAAGTGATAAAGAGATGGCGCGTGACCATGTCTGGACAGGCAAAAACAAGTACCCTGCGGCACCTGCGCCTTATCGTGATGCGCTGCTTAAGCTTGTGAAAGCACCAGGGAGCAAGCAGGAGGTATATCAGAAGCTGTACCACGCATTGGAGTACTCGCTCTATGATGAACAGGATGCGGTTAAGGAGCGGGCAGTGCTTAAAACCAAAGTCCAAGCTGTAATTAAAGAGGGCGGCACTTCGCTGACGTTCAGATATAAAGGAACAGAGAACAGCCTGATTGAAGATTTGCAGGACTTGTACCAGCTTGGTATGAAATCTATCTCTTATTTTGTCTCCAAGATGGAGGGTACGGCCGATCTGCGTGTCAAAATTAATTGGACATTATAG
- a CDS encoding collagen binding domain-containing protein, with protein MKRRLGIMLIALLLITQLLQGMVLTSTVHAQDDTNHMSAGTLNDPASPSALEEDTLPEEQVSTEAGADEEAVPEAEEVDPTVSAEEMNEASISPMAAPAAASEIQENLITSVQMYNQKPEYNGSGQIEVKGDKIEDIRPRISDEVAVVFTWGFGDDAHSYGDGSTFTFRLPDKFIIGSQLKGNLDGGVGEYVVNPDGTIVFTFNELVEHAKLEGNFYVWLNFDESKMEDGLKQKIDFSGAGQGIIDVNFANTAKDGIQKSGKANNNNFNSDHIDWTVDFNQGEKSMTNVVLQDTLPPELSLQGDIEIRELQVQLNGSVKEGPVVDRASQFPVNLGNIDKAYRITYKTSIKAPTSAPYTGVLYTNEAAITANESEYNESDVGRVTVSFNEPLNKSGQESAYDPVTQTITWKVQYNYNQQSITQSNAWLEDRFDTTRQRLVADSINVYEVEIQSGGRPGTKTLVGPENYTVSGVDDGFNEGFKLQFNSGINKAYEIEYKTQAIPRIYENETVVNTVNTQDGTTKEGRKNIEEVILAKSVKSENFNTKEIEWQIVLNQDQKEMTDIVITDDYTGRHMKLIPDSLQISGDQKDQFEEAPLADPEDANFEKGFTIRLKPGGMIDKRHVITYKTSFDPTAGMPTNNEYRNTAALDWKEAGAAQTTITKSAVVRPQNYTIENGNKRGEYSAKDKAITWTIDVNYNLYDIQDAVLKDTYIGNQSFVEGSFKVYELELRGANNVTSVGDEVVLTSSQFQLNPDGKGFTLNLGNIGKTAYRVVYQTSLDGAYAVEGSYSNHAVLTDGDGGPVRFDKEAVVTPAHGGVYVKKTGQQVGTSDLASWVVNVNPSQSFVAAGSQLSDTLSSNQILLADSLKLYEVQLPANNSGNISVKAGLVDPAEYELVVEGNTFTFTFKNDINTAYLLEYQSYINADDGDRIENKAEYAGQSSFVVGEGNQAGIRVSMAGAGGGASTGLGKIKVHKVDDSGEPLKGAIFAIYNASGTILLETLEPTDENGMAESSRNYRLHLTNGVPYRLKEAAAPAGYLADPEYGSASGQTILFKDAAAAFEIVNEKIRQGFELKKLDAADSAKVLEGAVFELYRIQGSTREKLDELTTGVDGRIAKGDLEAGTYELVEIQAPDFYTVDSTPISFTITANQTQIVTLTKTNQIGTGGKLTVTKVNAKDQSPLSGIEFELRDSSNSIVDKGVTNQQGIIEFSDLAYGVYKLVETKAEGFVIETPETSISITKPDNQVKIENKENDRSVKLVKYNTGRTQHLQGAVFELRAQSELMGPDGEWLFNKVTGIDSALLITDVRGEINLKQLEPNTYQLVEVKAPAGYQLDQTPVVFEITAQQTEPIVVAKTNQAVPVSGGPGEPYNPGTPSTGGTPEPTKPNTPDSNKPNTPVEEKPGITVPGTVVTDPSQPAEQNGSTSKPDDDSEEVPSTPAVPSTPETGEGNETEPQVTEGDDAGEDGELTPSTGTESESEVSSGNGSHSSAQGMLPKTGEESSIAYTVSGLMLMAIGSAGYLYFRRRERFQR; from the coding sequence ATGAAGAGACGATTGGGCATCATGTTGATTGCACTATTGCTCATTACGCAATTGCTGCAAGGGATGGTGTTAACATCAACCGTGCATGCTCAGGATGACACAAATCATATGTCAGCCGGTACATTGAATGATCCAGCATCACCATCTGCACTGGAAGAGGATACGCTGCCTGAAGAACAGGTCAGCACGGAAGCTGGTGCAGATGAAGAAGCAGTCCCGGAAGCAGAAGAAGTGGACCCCACGGTGTCTGCAGAGGAAATGAATGAAGCAAGCATAAGCCCTATGGCTGCTCCCGCTGCGGCTTCGGAGATTCAGGAGAACCTGATCACGAGTGTGCAGATGTACAACCAGAAACCGGAGTACAACGGCAGCGGTCAGATCGAAGTTAAAGGAGACAAGATCGAAGATATTCGTCCGCGGATATCAGATGAGGTTGCGGTTGTTTTTACATGGGGATTCGGTGATGATGCCCATTCTTACGGAGACGGGTCAACCTTTACATTCCGTCTGCCTGACAAATTTATTATAGGCTCACAGCTGAAAGGGAACCTGGACGGGGGAGTCGGGGAATATGTTGTGAACCCGGACGGTACCATTGTATTTACCTTTAATGAATTGGTTGAACATGCCAAGCTGGAAGGAAACTTCTATGTCTGGCTCAATTTTGACGAGAGTAAAATGGAAGACGGACTGAAACAGAAGATCGACTTTAGCGGCGCAGGTCAAGGTATCATTGATGTGAATTTTGCAAATACCGCGAAGGATGGAATTCAGAAGTCAGGGAAAGCCAATAATAATAATTTTAACTCGGATCATATTGATTGGACGGTCGATTTTAACCAAGGCGAGAAGAGCATGACGAATGTTGTTCTGCAGGATACACTGCCACCAGAGCTTTCACTTCAGGGGGATATTGAAATCCGTGAGCTTCAGGTGCAGTTAAACGGTTCTGTGAAGGAAGGACCGGTGGTCGATAGAGCATCCCAGTTCCCGGTGAATCTTGGGAATATCGACAAGGCATACCGGATTACCTACAAGACCAGCATTAAGGCACCGACGAGTGCTCCTTATACAGGAGTCCTTTATACCAATGAAGCAGCGATAACAGCAAATGAGAGTGAGTATAATGAATCCGATGTTGGCCGTGTAACGGTCAGCTTCAATGAGCCGCTGAACAAGTCGGGCCAGGAAAGTGCATATGACCCGGTTACGCAGACGATTACATGGAAGGTGCAGTACAACTATAATCAGCAGAGCATCACACAGTCCAATGCGTGGCTGGAAGACCGTTTTGATACAACCAGACAGAGACTGGTTGCAGATTCAATTAACGTATATGAAGTTGAGATTCAATCTGGTGGTCGTCCTGGGACGAAAACATTAGTTGGTCCTGAAAACTATACCGTAAGTGGTGTTGATGACGGCTTTAATGAAGGTTTTAAGCTTCAGTTCAACAGCGGTATTAACAAAGCTTATGAGATTGAATACAAAACCCAAGCGATACCGCGTATATACGAGAATGAGACTGTAGTTAATACCGTGAATACACAGGATGGCACGACCAAGGAAGGCCGAAAAAATATTGAGGAAGTCATTTTAGCCAAAAGTGTAAAAAGTGAAAATTTCAATACCAAAGAAATCGAGTGGCAGATTGTGCTCAATCAGGATCAGAAAGAGATGACTGATATCGTCATCACAGATGACTATACAGGCAGACATATGAAGCTCATTCCAGACAGTCTGCAGATCAGTGGAGATCAGAAGGATCAGTTCGAGGAAGCACCACTGGCTGACCCGGAAGATGCCAATTTCGAAAAAGGCTTCACGATTCGCCTGAAGCCGGGCGGTATGATCGATAAACGGCATGTGATTACGTACAAAACAAGCTTTGATCCAACGGCAGGAATGCCGACAAATAATGAATATCGCAACACAGCAGCGTTAGACTGGAAGGAAGCAGGCGCTGCACAGACCACCATTACCAAGTCTGCTGTTGTCAGACCGCAGAATTACACCATTGAGAATGGGAACAAGCGGGGCGAATACAGCGCCAAAGACAAGGCGATCACGTGGACAATTGATGTGAATTACAATCTCTATGATATTCAGGATGCTGTTCTCAAGGATACCTATATCGGTAATCAATCCTTTGTGGAGGGCTCATTTAAAGTGTATGAGCTTGAATTGAGGGGCGCCAACAATGTTACTTCTGTTGGTGATGAAGTTGTGCTGACATCAAGTCAGTTCCAGCTTAATCCCGATGGCAAAGGTTTTACACTGAATCTGGGTAACATCGGCAAAACGGCTTACCGCGTCGTATATCAAACCAGTCTGGATGGAGCTTATGCGGTGGAAGGCTCATACAGCAATCATGCTGTTTTGACGGATGGGGATGGCGGACCTGTTCGCTTTGACAAGGAAGCTGTGGTTACACCTGCCCATGGCGGAGTATATGTGAAGAAGACAGGACAGCAAGTGGGGACATCCGATCTGGCTTCATGGGTCGTGAACGTGAACCCGAGTCAGTCGTTCGTTGCGGCAGGTTCCCAACTATCAGACACATTATCCAGCAATCAAATTTTGCTTGCCGACTCATTAAAGCTGTATGAAGTCCAGCTGCCTGCAAACAATTCGGGCAATATTTCGGTAAAAGCTGGGCTGGTTGATCCAGCGGAATATGAATTGGTGGTAGAAGGCAACACCTTCACCTTTACTTTCAAGAATGACATTAACACAGCTTACCTTCTGGAATACCAGTCCTATATTAACGCGGATGACGGCGATAGAATCGAGAATAAGGCCGAATATGCAGGACAGTCTTCTTTCGTTGTGGGAGAAGGGAACCAGGCAGGGATTCGAGTATCGATGGCTGGTGCAGGTGGAGGCGCATCGACGGGTCTCGGCAAGATCAAAGTGCATAAAGTGGATGACAGCGGTGAGCCGCTGAAAGGAGCCATTTTTGCCATCTACAATGCTTCCGGCACAATTCTTCTGGAAACGTTGGAACCGACAGATGAGAACGGAATGGCGGAAAGCAGCCGAAATTACCGTCTTCACCTGACCAACGGTGTGCCATACCGTCTCAAAGAAGCTGCAGCGCCTGCGGGATATCTCGCTGACCCGGAATATGGTTCGGCTTCAGGACAAACGATTTTGTTTAAGGATGCAGCCGCAGCCTTCGAGATTGTAAACGAAAAGATTCGCCAGGGATTTGAACTGAAGAAGCTGGATGCAGCCGATTCCGCCAAAGTGCTGGAGGGGGCCGTGTTTGAACTGTATCGCATACAGGGCTCAACACGTGAGAAGCTGGATGAACTCACGACGGGAGTAGACGGCAGAATTGCTAAGGGTGATTTGGAGGCAGGAACGTATGAATTAGTTGAAATTCAGGCTCCTGACTTCTACACCGTGGACAGTACACCGATTTCCTTCACGATTACAGCGAACCAGACACAGATTGTGACACTGACAAAGACGAACCAGATCGGTACAGGAGGCAAACTGACTGTAACGAAAGTGAACGCCAAGGATCAATCTCCGTTAAGCGGGATTGAGTTCGAACTGCGGGATTCTTCCAACAGCATTGTAGATAAAGGAGTAACCAATCAGCAGGGCATCATTGAGTTCAGCGATCTGGCTTATGGTGTGTATAAACTGGTGGAAACCAAAGCGGAAGGTTTTGTCATTGAAACACCAGAGACTTCGATCTCCATTACCAAGCCAGACAATCAGGTCAAGATTGAAAACAAGGAAAATGACCGTTCGGTAAAACTCGTGAAATATAATACAGGCCGAACACAGCATCTGCAGGGAGCCGTTTTTGAGCTGCGTGCTCAATCGGAACTTATGGGACCGGATGGAGAATGGTTGTTTAACAAAGTCACAGGCATCGATTCTGCGCTGCTGATAACCGATGTTCGTGGTGAAATTAACCTGAAGCAGCTTGAACCGAATACGTATCAATTGGTTGAAGTTAAAGCCCCGGCCGGATATCAACTGGACCAAACACCGGTTGTGTTTGAGATTACAGCTCAGCAGACCGAACCGATTGTTGTAGCAAAAACTAATCAGGCTGTTCCGGTATCAGGTGGACCAGGTGAACCGTATAATCCAGGTACGCCAAGCACTGGCGGCACTCCGGAACCAACGAAACCTAACACTCCTGATTCAAACAAGCCAAATACTCCTGTAGAAGAAAAACCAGGGATAACCGTGCCTGGTACAGTGGTCACAGACCCTTCACAACCGGCAGAACAAAACGGGAGCACAAGCAAACCGGATGATGATTCCGAAGAAGTACCTTCAACTCCGGCAGTACCTTCGACCCCTGAGACAGGTGAAGGAAATGAGACAGAACCTCAGGTGACAGAAGGTGATGATGCGGGCGAAGATGGTGAGCTTACCCCTTCTACTGGCACAGAATCTGAAAGTGAGGTTTCATCAGGAAATGGCAGTCATTCGTCAGCTCAAGGTATGCTGCCGAAGACAGGTGAAGAGAGCTCCATCGCTTACACGGTCTCGGGCTTAATGCTGATGGCGATTGGGAGTGCAGGGTACTTATACTTCCGCCGCAGAGAGAGATTCCAACGCTAA
- a CDS encoding class D sortase codes for MKKWSVLLVLLGLLTISFPTLQGMYYDWQQSRVLDELEHLQSGLSQLNHTFERSVDTGHADQEGTTQAAAKLSPAPGTLGIISIPVIDVRLPILEGATQENMKFAAAHLVETASIGQSGNAAIAAHRAHRKGRLFNRLGELKLGDSVEITLANQTTIHYEIDKITVVEPSDVSVLKDPGLGEVLTLITCDPLIDATHRLIIRAVKVNT; via the coding sequence TTGAAAAAATGGTCTGTCCTGCTTGTGCTGTTAGGCCTGTTGACGATCAGCTTTCCCACGCTCCAGGGAATGTATTATGACTGGCAGCAGAGCCGAGTCCTGGATGAACTGGAACATCTTCAGTCGGGCTTGTCCCAGCTGAATCATACCTTTGAACGCAGTGTCGATACCGGTCATGCAGACCAAGAAGGAACAACTCAGGCTGCTGCCAAACTTTCTCCCGCTCCCGGAACACTTGGAATTATCTCTATTCCGGTTATTGATGTGCGTCTGCCTATTCTGGAAGGTGCGACTCAGGAAAATATGAAGTTTGCTGCAGCCCATCTGGTGGAGACTGCTTCGATCGGACAATCGGGTAATGCGGCCATTGCTGCTCATCGTGCTCATCGAAAAGGTCGTTTATTCAACCGGTTGGGTGAGCTTAAACTGGGTGATTCCGTAGAAATCACACTTGCCAATCAAACAACCATACACTACGAAATCGACAAGATTACCGTGGTGGAGCCTTCCGATGTATCTGTACTGAAAGACCCGGGACTTGGAGAAGTTCTAACTTTAATTACCTGCGATCCGCTGATCGATGCTACACACCGGCTCATTATACGCGCTGTAAAAGTAAACACTTGA
- a CDS encoding DEAD/DEAH box helicase codes for MPRNAAAKFFQKFRNRENRLRLEGYREKVLLIRQQQHHKHAWNDSQLQLESLRLIKEAKAGASLDELLIDAYALVCEAAHRTLGLQPYDVQIMAAIALHERFLIEQHTGEGKTLSAVMPAYLHALTGRGVHVLTFNDYLANRDALWMGPIYSLLGLTVHSVKTGMSMPQKREAYVADITYVTAKEAGFDYLRDTIALVETDTVHRAFHYVIVDEADSLLLDEARVPLVIAGEPDTTRSEAYPLADVVKQLLENEHYHFDEFKRNVYLNETGSAKVESLLQCGDLYEPYNSGLLMSLNCSLHAVLLLKRDIDYLVQGDEIKLIDEYTGRVAEKRHLPEGLQTALCAKEGLPSKTGGNVLGTITLQHFISLYPKICGMTATAKASAFEFENIYNLQVLQIPPNRENIRIDYPHRIYTHKEAKFKALVQEIRSVHSTGRPILIGTSSVEESVILAESLASANVPCHVLNAKNDVEEADIIAKAGEIGAVTVSTNMAGRGTDIKLGGGTANHQAAAALGGLYVIGTSMNQNVRIDNQLRGRAGRQGDPGASVFFLSLEDELMLQFGADLTKRNFKQDEPLEDPVLREKIDYIQLRIMAQHFHIQQELNNYSDIIEVQRRILHEKRMQILQGAVPMSPSEQRVRLFYIDKLWAEHLAYASYIRESIHLTGLVKQNPIDEFHEQIIQAYERIPAEIDRMSAEMLRKLEGTNDPAVWEKFGLKNFPSTWTYMINDQYQDDMLNRGSWTPIMIFAYWLRRMLRPIFGWDYI; via the coding sequence ATGCCCCGGAATGCAGCCGCCAAATTCTTTCAGAAATTCAGGAATCGCGAAAATCGGTTAAGACTGGAAGGTTATCGAGAAAAAGTACTTCTCATCCGGCAGCAGCAGCACCATAAGCATGCTTGGAATGATAGCCAACTGCAGCTGGAATCTCTCCGGCTAATAAAGGAAGCAAAAGCAGGTGCTTCTCTGGACGAGCTGCTTATTGATGCGTATGCATTGGTCTGCGAGGCAGCACATCGAACCCTGGGTCTGCAACCTTATGATGTTCAAATCATGGCGGCTATTGCGCTGCATGAGAGATTCCTGATCGAGCAGCATACGGGCGAAGGTAAAACGCTCTCGGCGGTTATGCCCGCATATCTCCATGCACTCACAGGTAGAGGTGTTCATGTCCTGACTTTTAACGACTATCTGGCTAATCGTGATGCTTTATGGATGGGGCCCATCTACTCCCTGCTTGGATTAACGGTTCATTCCGTTAAAACCGGCATGAGTATGCCGCAGAAACGGGAAGCATACGTTGCGGATATCACCTACGTTACAGCCAAAGAAGCGGGGTTCGATTACTTGCGAGACACCATCGCTTTGGTGGAAACCGATACTGTACATCGTGCGTTCCACTACGTTATCGTTGACGAAGCAGATTCACTGCTGCTCGACGAAGCGCGTGTGCCGCTAGTTATCGCTGGCGAACCGGATACGACCCGCAGCGAAGCGTACCCTTTAGCAGATGTGGTCAAACAGCTGCTCGAGAATGAGCATTATCATTTTGATGAGTTCAAACGGAATGTTTACTTAAATGAGACCGGCTCGGCCAAAGTAGAATCGCTGCTGCAGTGCGGTGATTTGTACGAACCATATAATAGTGGTCTGCTGATGTCGCTGAATTGTTCGCTGCATGCAGTACTGCTCTTGAAAAGAGACATCGATTACCTTGTTCAAGGTGACGAAATCAAGCTGATCGACGAATATACCGGCCGTGTCGCGGAGAAGAGGCATTTGCCCGAGGGACTGCAGACAGCGCTTTGTGCCAAGGAAGGATTACCTTCTAAGACTGGCGGAAATGTGCTTGGCACAATCACTCTTCAGCACTTTATTAGTCTGTATCCGAAGATTTGCGGGATGACTGCTACTGCAAAGGCTTCGGCTTTCGAATTTGAGAATATATATAATCTGCAGGTCTTGCAAATTCCGCCAAACCGAGAAAACATACGAATCGATTATCCGCATCGCATTTATACCCATAAGGAAGCCAAATTTAAAGCACTTGTTCAAGAGATTAGGTCTGTACATTCAACGGGACGCCCAATACTGATCGGCACATCGAGTGTTGAAGAGTCTGTTATTCTGGCGGAATCACTCGCCAGTGCCAATGTGCCTTGTCATGTTCTGAATGCAAAGAACGACGTGGAGGAAGCCGACATTATTGCCAAAGCGGGAGAAATCGGCGCTGTAACCGTTTCGACGAATATGGCGGGCCGCGGCACCGATATTAAACTTGGTGGCGGTACTGCGAACCATCAAGCTGCAGCTGCACTGGGCGGTCTGTATGTCATTGGCACAAGCATGAACCAAAACGTGCGGATCGACAACCAGCTGCGCGGGCGAGCGGGTCGACAAGGTGACCCCGGCGCTTCCGTCTTTTTCTTAAGTTTGGAAGATGAGCTGATGCTTCAATTCGGCGCTGATCTCACAAAGCGTAATTTTAAGCAGGACGAACCGCTTGAAGATCCAGTACTCCGCGAAAAAATAGACTATATTCAGCTTAGAATTATGGCTCAACATTTCCACATCCAGCAGGAATTGAATAATTACTCTGACATAATTGAGGTGCAGAGACGTATCTTACACGAGAAGAGAATGCAAATCTTACAGGGAGCAGTGCCGATGAGCCCTTCAGAACAGCGGGTGCGGCTTTTCTATATAGATAAGCTCTGGGCTGAACATTTGGCTTACGCTTCCTACATCCGTGAAAGCATTCATCTGACAGGTCTTGTTAAACAGAATCCGATTGATGAATTCCATGAGCAGATTATTCAGGCATACGAGCGGATACCGGCTGAAATAGATCGAATGTCGGCAGAGATGCTGCGCAAACTGGAAGGTACCAATGATCCGGCAGTGTGGGAAAAGTTCGGACTTAAAAATTTTCCGTCCACATGGACTTATATGATCAATGATCAATACCAGGATGACATGTTAAATCGCGGCTCATGGACCCCAATCATGATCTTCGCTTATTGGCTAAGGAGAATGTTGAGACCGATATTTGGGTGGGATTATATATAA
- a CDS encoding ABC transporter permease — MNISLKRTRAIFMKDYKEFSRNYGLSFMLTVPIIFAVLFRSAGPNLPGAIGFLLNLSFVLFTCFAQACLLAEEKERGTLRSLMMTPATTFDVLIGKSALVFVMSAVVLSISIIILGYKPPSLWAFAAANFFSIILYTALGTICGLYCKTLVDASFSILPVSTLFTGAPWGAVFENEYPILKVLDYMPSSQLVHLLNIPHTGFTTEELTKPLLFILAWTVVVTIGSVVLYQRKLKDE; from the coding sequence ATGAATATATCTTTGAAACGCACACGAGCCATATTTATGAAGGACTATAAAGAGTTCTCACGAAATTACGGTCTCTCCTTCATGCTGACGGTCCCTATTATTTTTGCTGTCCTTTTTCGGAGTGCAGGTCCGAATTTGCCTGGAGCAATCGGTTTTCTTCTCAATCTTTCCTTTGTTCTTTTCACATGTTTCGCACAAGCATGTTTATTGGCAGAAGAAAAGGAACGCGGCACGCTGCGTTCCTTAATGATGACGCCGGCAACAACCTTTGATGTATTAATCGGTAAAAGTGCGCTCGTTTTTGTGATGTCTGCTGTGGTATTGAGTATTTCCATCATTATATTGGGGTATAAGCCGCCGAGCCTGTGGGCGTTTGCGGCAGCCAACTTTTTTTCGATTATTCTATACACAGCACTCGGAACAATTTGTGGTTTGTACTGCAAAACGCTGGTTGATGCCTCCTTTTCCATCCTGCCAGTATCAACCCTCTTTACTGGAGCACCGTGGGGAGCGGTATTTGAGAATGAGTATCCGATCCTCAAAGTGCTGGATTATATGCCAAGCAGCCAGCTTGTGCATTTGCTGAACATCCCCCATACAGGGTTTACGACGGAAGAACTGACAAAACCTCTTCTCTTTATTTTGGCATGGACGGTTGTAGTAACGATCGGATCTGTTGTTCTATACCAGCGAAAATTAAAAGATGAATAG
- a CDS encoding ABC transporter ATP-binding protein — protein sequence MAVIDVKHIGKKFGPKTVLSDVSFSIPKGEILGFLGPSGSGKTTLMKLLTAQLNSTSGQAYIFNEPADKMHESAQKMRFGILADSSGLYERLTIEENLQLYRQLYDLPKSSIDKALHFVNLSGERKKKVRFLSKGMRQRVLLARAIIHEPELLFLDEPTSALDPVNTAHIYKGLRSLNANGTTIFLTTHDMAEAELLCSRVAILHRGQIQAIGTPKELKKQHREHIVSIELTNAETYELPINGETADKIARWMKSEFIDRIETKEPSLGDIFIKMTGSELL from the coding sequence ATGGCAGTTATCGATGTAAAACATATCGGGAAGAAGTTCGGACCTAAAACTGTATTATCCGACGTATCTTTTTCCATTCCAAAGGGAGAGATTTTGGGTTTTCTTGGACCGAGCGGTTCAGGAAAAACGACATTAATGAAGCTGCTCACAGCACAGTTAAATTCCACAAGTGGACAAGCATACATTTTTAACGAGCCAGCGGACAAGATGCATGAGTCAGCACAAAAGATGCGTTTTGGCATTTTGGCCGATAGCAGCGGTTTATATGAAAGATTAACAATTGAGGAGAATTTGCAATTGTATCGCCAGCTGTACGATTTACCGAAGTCTTCAATTGATAAGGCACTGCATTTTGTAAACCTGAGTGGAGAACGCAAAAAGAAGGTGAGATTCTTATCCAAAGGGATGCGCCAGCGTGTCCTGTTAGCACGCGCAATTATTCATGAACCTGAACTGTTATTTTTGGATGAACCTACCTCAGCTTTAGATCCGGTTAACACAGCCCATATTTATAAAGGATTACGGTCTTTAAATGCAAACGGAACAACGATTTTTCTAACGACGCATGATATGGCAGAGGCCGAACTGCTGTGCAGCCGTGTAGCGATCCTGCATCGGGGACAAATCCAAGCCATCGGCACGCCCAAGGAGCTTAAAAAGCAGCATCGGGAGCATATCGTTTCTATTGAATTAACAAATGCGGAAACATATGAGCTTCCAATCAATGGGGAAACGGCTGACAAAATCGCTCGTTGGATGAAATCGGAATTCATTGACCGTATAGAAACAAAAGAACCCAGCCTAGGCGATATTTTTATCAAAATGACTGGAAGTGAGCTGCTATGA